From Priestia aryabhattai, a single genomic window includes:
- a CDS encoding ParA family protein, protein MTKVICFSLQKGGVAKTTTTSITAYLLAEMGHKVLAVDFDSQGNLTAILTQQNIYDFTGRTVLEAIKEDNAEEYTVKVTDNLHVLPANDYLATISKYLYRDYTGVPVRALEKALEPIKDQYDYILIDTPPNLGDLTTNALTASDYVVIPYATDQWTFDALFPFMETVQYVEKNVNQSLKFVGILPRIIDSRVGETKDYLEALDTYFPNKRFETTIKSNAAARRLQMYGFFDNSEVNKAVRQYKPFLKELLERCQE, encoded by the coding sequence ATGACCAAAGTAATTTGCTTTTCTTTGCAAAAAGGTGGAGTAGCAAAAACGACCACAACGAGCATTACCGCTTATTTACTGGCTGAAATGGGTCATAAAGTATTAGCTGTAGATTTTGATTCACAGGGGAATTTAACCGCTATTTTGACACAACAAAACATTTATGATTTTACAGGTCGTACCGTTTTAGAAGCCATCAAAGAAGATAATGCAGAGGAATATACGGTAAAGGTAACAGATAATCTACATGTTCTTCCGGCCAATGATTATCTAGCGACCATTTCTAAATATTTATACCGAGACTATACAGGTGTTCCAGTACGTGCTTTAGAAAAAGCCTTAGAACCGATAAAGGATCAGTACGATTATATTCTAATTGATACACCGCCGAATTTGGGAGATTTAACAACGAATGCGTTAACCGCTTCTGATTATGTCGTGATTCCGTATGCTACAGACCAATGGACATTCGATGCGTTATTTCCTTTCATGGAAACCGTTCAATATGTCGAAAAGAATGTCAATCAATCTTTAAAATTTGTAGGGATATTACCTCGTATCATCGATAGTCGGGTAGGGGAAACGAAGGACTACTTAGAAGCACTGGATACATATTTCCCAAATAAGCGATTTGAAACAACCATTAAATCGAATGCTGCGGCTCGTCGCTTGCAGATGTATGGATTCTTTGATAATTCCGAGGTCAATAAAGCCGTTAGACAATACAAACCATTTTTAAAGGAGCTGTTAGAAAGATGTCAGGAATAA